The sequence TTAAGATTTTCAAAAAAGTCTCTCCAGGTGTTCACTTTCTCTGAATCATAAACTTCAAATCCCAGGACTTCTTTGTGCCCGGTATTGTTTATTCCAATTGCAACAAACAACGCTTTTGATTTAACACGATGATCTTCACGAGCTTTTAAATATATCGCATCAACAATAATAAACGGATAGTGTTCCGGCAATAAGCGCTCCTTGAAATGCTTAACAGGGACATCTAGTTCCTTGCAGATTTCAGAAACAGCAGATTTTGAAAAAGATTCTCCACAAAGCTCTTCAGTTACTTTTTTTATATTTCTGGTTGATACGCCTTGCACAACCATTTCCATCATTGTTGTAATTAAAGCCTGTTCATTACGCTGATAATTTTCGAACAAGGAAGTTTTAAATGGAACATTACGATGTCTTGGAACCTGTAATTCAATCTTTCCAATACGGGTGGTTAATGTTCTTGTCCTAACTCCATTTCTATAATCAGAACGTTCTTGAGATCGTTCGTAATTACTTGCTCCAAGCTGTTCAGTAGATTCAGCCTGAAGAACCTGATTAAGTAAAGCTTCCATAAGTTTGCCAAAAGCTTCATCCTTAGTTTCTGAAAAAAGTCCTACAAAAAAATCACTATCTAATGTAAAATGTAATTGAGCCATGAGTTTCATCCTTTCAATTATGTTTTTGTGTGGTAACTTAATTATAACTGAAAGATGAGCTCTCGGCTCTTTTTTATATAAATTTGTAATTTACACCATTATATGGACTTTATCTTATTATTTATACTCAAGTCCGAATTCATCAGACTAATTTAATATAGTACTTTTTTCTAAGGACACAATACTGTATTCTCAATAATCTTTATGTGAATCTTTCTATTAAATATGTGGATTTGCACAAAATGGTATAATTTTTCGTAATCCCCCTTAAAATACATATTTTACGAACTGTTTGTATTTTTGGTCAGTTTTGCAAACTTGAATTTGTCCGCTCCTTTATATAAAATAATTCCATTTTTCAGAACTACTAACTATTTTTCTTATCTAAATGACATTGATTATCTAATTAACTACATTATTTTCTGTCTAAAATATCCATAAATTCGTCACCTGTAATTGTTTCCTTCTCATACAGGTACATAGCCAGTTCGTCCAGTTTTTCCCTGTTTTCAGCAAGGATTTTTCTTGCTTTTTCATGCTCTGCTTTTACGAGATGCACGACTTTTTCATCAATTTCCTTCTGTGTATCTGCAGAACAGGAAAGAGACGTATCGCCGCCAAGATACTGGTTGGTCACGTTTTCCATTGCCACCATGTCGAATTCATCTGTCATGCCGTAGCGGGTGATCATCGCTCTTGCAATTTTTGTTGCCTGTTCGATATCATTGGAGGCTCCGGTCGTGATCTCACCAAATACGATCTCCTCTGCCGCACGTCCGCCTGTAAATGTAGCAATCTTATTCTCAAGTTCTTTTTTCGTCATCAGATATTTATCACCCTGCTCAACCTGCATAGTGTAGCCGAGTGCACCTGAGGTACGCGGGATGATTGTAATCTTCTGGACCGGTGCTGAATGACTCTGTAATGCAGCTACCAGAGCGTGTCCGATCTCATGATATGCAACAACCTTCTTCTCTTGATCTGAAAGAACCGCATTCTTCTTCTGATATCCTGCAATAACCACTTCTATACTTTCTTCGAGATCAGATTCATTTACAACGGTCCTTCCACTACGGACAGCACGTAATGCTGCTTCATTTATAATATTGGCAAGCTCCGCACCGGATGCCCCCGATGCCATACGTGCAATCGTATGCAGGTCAACATCATCAGATGCTTTTATCTTCTTTGCATGAACCTTTAAAATTGCTTCACGGCCTGCAAGATCCGGCAGTTCAACCGGCACACGTCTGTCAAAACGTCCCGGACGTGTAAGTGCCGGATCTAACGACTCCGGACGGTTCGTTGCAGCAAGAATGATGACACCATTATTTCCTTCAAATCCATCCATCTCTGTAAGAAGCTGATTTAAGGTCTGCTCCCTCTCATCATTTCCGCCCATTTGTCCGTCACGCTTTTTACCAATGGCATCAATTTCATCAATAAACACGATACATGGTGCCTTTTCCTTTGCCTGTCTGAAAAGATCTCGAACCTTGGAAGCTCCCATACCGACAAACATCTCTACGAATTCTGATCCGGACATTGAGAAAAATGGTACATTTGATTCACCTGCAACTGCTTTTGCAAGCATTGTTTTACCAGTTCCCGGAGGTCCTACAAGAAGGACACCTTTTGGCATAGACGCACCTACATCGGTATACTTCTTCGGATTGTGAAGATAATCAACGATCTCTGAAAGGTTTTCTTTCGCCTCATCTTCTCCTGCAACGTCTGAAAAACGGATTCCCTCACTGGATTGCACATAAATCTTCGCATTGCTTTTTCCCATTCCAAAAGCCATCGAATTTTTTCCTCCGGCATGCTCCATCAGTTTCTTCGCCATATAATTTCCCAGTGCTATAAAAAGGATCAATGGCAAAACCCCGGTCAGCAGGAAGCTGATGATCGGTGACATCTGCTTATCGATATCTTTTGCGAATACTGCTCCACATTCATATAGCCTGTCCGTCAGGTTCGGATCGTTCATCAGACCTGTTTTATAAATATTTTTTTGATCTTTATCTGTAAAGATGATCTGATTGTCCTTAACTTCTACTTCACCGATATTCTTCTTCTCGATCATGCTCATAAAAGTTCCATAATCCGTTTCCTTTACCTGATGCTCCATAAGGATTGGTGTGACAACCAGATTAAATACGATCAGCACTATTAACACAATCCCATAATAATATGCCAGTGGTTTTTTCGGTGTTTTAACTTCTTTCATGGTCTTTCCTCCTGTTGTTCTGCGTTATGCTTTCTCCGTGCATTTTCGTATTATTTATTCTGCCATCTGACTTCGCCCTTGGACAGAAGCGGATAACAGATCAGCTGATCTGAATCCAGATTTTCCGCATGCATGTCAACCGCTGTGATCTGATGATTATCATAAGTCGTATAATAATAAATACCTTTTGCTGTATTACAACAGGACGTGTATATCGTGATCTCATATTTGCCTTCTGTCACCTCACAGCATCCACGCTGCTGATCTACGGATCCTAAGATATGGAAGAACTGGCTTACACTCTCATCCTCTTCTTCACCGGAGATCGAATTTAATTTTGTAAAGGCAACTTTCACAAATCTTGACTGGCTGGAAAGATCTCCAGGTATTCCCATTCCACCCATTCCTCTGCTATATGCATCAAGCTGTAATACTCCTGCAAAAGTACTCTCCGGCTGTTTTCTGGATACTCCGGCATAATTATTCAGTGCAAACATCTGACTCGGGAATGGTGGATTATTGGTAAGCACTCCTACCGGATTATCATATACATGCAGCCCATCCTTCATAGACTCAACAACGATACAGGAGTCTTTGTCTGCAATGATCCAGTGAAGCTGTGCTGTCGGCAGCTGTTCACTGAATGCTGTACCTGTCAGTCTCATTGCTGCCAGCTTCTCTCTCGCCTCTGCTACAGTAGCACACTGTGTAAGGATCCATGGGATGAACTCGAACTGTGCCACCTGGCTGACTTCTGTTTCATCTTCCGGCAAAGCCTCTTCATATGCCGCATTGCCGACAAAATTAAGACCTGCCATTCCAAGGCCTTTTTCATTAACAGCATCATAATAAAGCGGATAACCTTCTGCAACAAATGCCATTCCGATCAAAGCATAATGGCTTTTTATCTTCCCGGCAAACCGGAAATCAAATTCGTAATTTCTTGGCGTTATCGTGATCTGTTCCCCATAGGAAAATTCATAATCAAGCGTTCTGCCCATATAAAAATCTTTTGTTTTGTAAGTTGCTGCTGTACACATATCGAACACCTCTTCTTTCTGCTATAATAGTCCTGCAAACAATCTCATAAACAACTGTCCGATCCGTAAATATGCACTCCGTCCTGTGCGGTACTTTTCGGTCACTTCCCTGCATTCATTCATTGTTGCTCCAAGATCATCTCTTATATCCAAAACTGTCTGACTACCATTCTACTGCATTATAAGGCAGATAAGCAATCTGTCTTTTTGTCATAAAAAACCTTATCTAAATGACATTGAATGATTTATTTTCTATCTAAAATTTTATTAAACCGACTAAAGACTCCATAGTTTGTGTGTTTGACTTACTGTTTATATCTATCTTCTCCTAAATATTTTTCTAGTCATTGCAATATAAAATTGCTTATACCGTCTCTCCCTTAAGAGTCCTGGTATTCTGGATAACATACAGAGCGACCGATATGACCATCATTATAGCGCACAAACCAATCAACAGATCTGATACCATCGGTGTAATTTGGAACCATATAATATGAACCGCTGCAGTTCCATATAATAAAAAGGTTACTATCTTTCCATGCCAGTCTGCACCATGTACTTTTCCTGTCTTTCGTATCATAAGACATCCACTGACTACCATATACAGTTCCTTACCTGCCATTATTACGATTAAAAGAAGCATATGCGGAAAACGAGTAAACAGACAGATTAACATCGCTGCCTGTGTCAGCTTATCAGCCACCGGATCAAGTATTTTTCCTAAATTACTAATCCTATGGAATCTTCTTGCGATATATCCATCAGCAAGATCCGTAAGACCAGACAGCAATAAGATTTCACCAGCTAACAGAGGATTTTTCTTTACACAATAACTCCATATAATTACCGGAATCAGACAAAGCCGAAAAAAAGAAAGAAGATTAGGAACCGTAATAATTCTATTCAAATTTTCTTCCTGATTCACTTCACTCTGCATGTACGATCACATCACTTTCCTTTTTTTTAGACATAAACCAATAAAATATAACACAAAATGCTAAAGCAAACACAACACCAAAAACATTTTGAATCACTCTAAGACTAACCGCTCCTTGTAGTCCATAAGTCTCTGCAGCAATGGCTAAAGCACCAAATGTGTTAAATACTGCCTGCCAGCCATATTGTGCTGAAAATCCTACACCGATTCCTCCAAGAATTCCTATATATGCATAGATTGACGAAGGAAGCAGAAAATATAACACTGTAAAACATATAACACCTGCAATATTTCCGACAATCCTTTTACGGACTCTGTAGTGCATATCTTCCATAAATGGCAAAATCGCGGACATGGCTGCAATACCAGCCCACATTGCACGTGGCATATTACAAAGTTCTGCAATGCAAAGGACAATCGGCACGCATAAAATCTGACATATCTGCCATTTTGTTCTGGAAGAAGTGATATCAAATTCTTGTATCAGATCTTTCAGATTTCTTTTATAAGTTCTGTTTTTATGATTTCGATAAAATACGAAGCAGGTAAGTGCTGCACCTAAAGCCATTCCGACTAATCGCATCTGATAGCTTTTTCCCGTAACATCATAACCATATAGCAGTAGATACCCAAGAACCAATGTAGATTGATTAAACATGAATGGATTATGGCATCCGAACAGAATCAACACAGCCAGTGCCGCAATATTTAACAGCATT is a genomic window of [Eubacterium] eligens ATCC 27750 containing:
- a CDS encoding IS256 family transposase, translating into MAQLHFTLDSDFFVGLFSETKDEAFGKLMEALLNQVLQAESTEQLGASNYERSQERSDYRNGVRTRTLTTRIGKIELQVPRHRNVPFKTSLFENYQRNEQALITTMMEMVVQGVSTRNIKKVTEELCGESFSKSAVSEICKELDVPVKHFKERLLPEHYPFIIVDAIYLKAREDHRVKSKALFVAIGINNTGHKEVLGFEVYDSEKVNTWRDFFENLKSRGLRGVDIVISDAHAGLVEAIKESFSGSSWQRCQAHFTRNIINKCPKKYSTGLASELRDMFNAATIEEARRLKESIYDEYQDVANEAMTVLDEGFEDSITIMALPSKYRIALRTSNIIERENREIRRREKVIQIFPNTESIIRLIGAVLQDDHNEWSVGHKIFDMKEYYDKLSSIQSNLLKIKVA
- the ftsH gene encoding ATP-dependent zinc metalloprotease FtsH; its protein translation is MKEVKTPKKPLAYYYGIVLIVLIVFNLVVTPILMEHQVKETDYGTFMSMIEKKNIGEVEVKDNQIIFTDKDQKNIYKTGLMNDPNLTDRLYECGAVFAKDIDKQMSPIISFLLTGVLPLILFIALGNYMAKKLMEHAGGKNSMAFGMGKSNAKIYVQSSEGIRFSDVAGEDEAKENLSEIVDYLHNPKKYTDVGASMPKGVLLVGPPGTGKTMLAKAVAGESNVPFFSMSGSEFVEMFVGMGASKVRDLFRQAKEKAPCIVFIDEIDAIGKKRDGQMGGNDEREQTLNQLLTEMDGFEGNNGVIILAATNRPESLDPALTRPGRFDRRVPVELPDLAGREAILKVHAKKIKASDDVDLHTIARMASGASGAELANIINEAALRAVRSGRTVVNESDLEESIEVVIAGYQKKNAVLSDQEKKVVAYHEIGHALVAALQSHSAPVQKITIIPRTSGALGYTMQVEQGDKYLMTKKELENKIATFTGGRAAEEIVFGEITTGASNDIEQATKIARAMITRYGMTDEFDMVAMENVTNQYLGGDTSLSCSADTQKEIDEKVVHLVKAEHEKARKILAENREKLDELAMYLYEKETITGDEFMDILDRK
- a CDS encoding CDP-alcohol phosphatidyltransferase family protein, with the translated sequence MQSEVNQEENLNRIITVPNLLSFFRLCLIPVIIWSYCVKKNPLLAGEILLLSGLTDLADGYIARRFHRISNLGKILDPVADKLTQAAMLICLFTRFPHMLLLIVIMAGKELYMVVSGCLMIRKTGKVHGADWHGKIVTFLLYGTAAVHIIWFQITPMVSDLLIGLCAIMMVISVALYVIQNTRTLKGETV
- the bsh gene encoding choloylglycine hydrolase produces the protein MCTAATYKTKDFYMGRTLDYEFSYGEQITITPRNYEFDFRFAGKIKSHYALIGMAFVAEGYPLYYDAVNEKGLGMAGLNFVGNAAYEEALPEDETEVSQVAQFEFIPWILTQCATVAEAREKLAAMRLTGTAFSEQLPTAQLHWIIADKDSCIVVESMKDGLHVYDNPVGVLTNNPPFPSQMFALNNYAGVSRKQPESTFAGVLQLDAYSRGMGGMGIPGDLSSQSRFVKVAFTKLNSISGEEEDESVSQFFHILGSVDQQRGCCEVTEGKYEITIYTSCCNTAKGIYYYTTYDNHQITAVDMHAENLDSDQLICYPLLSKGEVRWQNK
- a CDS encoding FUSC family protein, coding for MTFYQELQLNQAGSKNLLKKSETVKEKSYHILVYLVKIAVTMAFCFLFVTIFSILFGNENSIVGVVVLLCLMVFRNADLGIHTGQSTMLLALFFVIMTVCPHLANQFSPVLGMLLNIAALAVLILFGCHNPFMFNQSTLVLGYLLLYGYDVTGKSYQMRLVGMALGAALTCFVFYRNHKNRTYKRNLKDLIQEFDITSSRTKWQICQILCVPIVLCIAELCNMPRAMWAGIAAMSAILPFMEDMHYRVRKRIVGNIAGVICFTVLYFLLPSSIYAYIGILGGIGVGFSAQYGWQAVFNTFGALAIAAETYGLQGAVSLRVIQNVFGVVFALAFCVIFYWFMSKKKESDVIVHAE